From a single Lolium rigidum isolate FL_2022 chromosome 7, APGP_CSIRO_Lrig_0.1, whole genome shotgun sequence genomic region:
- the LOC124671138 gene encoding peroxisome biogenesis protein 22-like: MPGLAAAELDAVSLVRRVARALNRRISDLVALLFRHKSAGSFGAVAGFAIAVVFAWKFLRSSSPARPRRPAAPKRPLPGSAAPATDATEPVGDSGKLSTRQIVARRLSGCRRVTCQLIGVVFEEKSPEELQKHATVRPSVVELLLEISKYFGVIGPDVIASAVTWSDKVAASQLLSYMF; the protein is encoded by the exons ATGccgggcctcgccgccgccgagctggacGCCGTCTCGCTGGTGCGCCGCGTCGCCCGCGCCCTCAACCGCCGGATCTCCGACCTCGTCGCCCTGCTCTTCCGCCACAAG AGCGCGGGGTCCTTCGGCGCCGTCGCGGGCTTCGCCATCGCCGTCGTGTTCGCGTGGAAGTTCCTGCGCTCCTCCTCGCCCGCGCGGCCCCGCCGGCCCGCCGCCCCCAAGCGGCCCCTGCCCGGTTCCGCCGCGCCTGCCACCGACGCGACCGAGCCCGTCGGTGACTCTGGGAAG CTCTCAACGCGGCAGATCGTGGCGAGGCGGCTTAGCGGGTGCAGAAGG GTCACTTGCCAACTAATTGGTGTTGTTTTTGAGGAGAAATCTCCTGAGGAGCTTCAG AAACATGCCACTGTTAGGCCCTCAGTGGTGGAACTACTACTGGAGATATCCAAATACT TTGGAGTAATAGGTCCAGACGTTATAGCTTCAGCAGTAACCTGGAGCGACAAAGTGGCAGCTAGCCAGCTACTGAGCTACATGTTCTGA